A stretch of the Alnus glutinosa chromosome 6, dhAlnGlut1.1, whole genome shotgun sequence genome encodes the following:
- the LOC133870691 gene encoding uncharacterized protein LOC133870691, with translation MALLLVGLVKLGMGRKLVRRKTGPWAFRRAHKPKPYPIRKSKLQFYSKGPLKPNSIIKSKFDLVLEASETLMKDMPEVPLTVGLVSRMSETLMEEKTKAPPVGLVPKISARVSFGFVPTSFGVANVPWTASSLSTFLEIMSESKILASFAVVDWPSDGGKPKPVKSLLRRGFLNPLSPLQGSFRYGPCNHILGWLREGFVGQRISRVSWLKGFGLLI, from the coding sequence ATGGCTTTGCTTTTGGTTGGGCTGGTGAAGCTTGGGATGGGTCGTAAGCTCGTTAGGCGCAAGACGGGTCCATGGGCCTTTAGGCGAGCACACAAGCCCAAACCTTATCCCATTCGCAAGTCCAAGCTCCAATTTTATTCCAAAGGGCCTCTTAAGCCCAATTCCATAATTAAGTCCAAGTTTGACCTGGTTCTAGAGGCGTCAGAGACTTTGATGAAGGATATGCCAGAGGTTCCATTGACGGTTGGTCTGGTCTCGAGGATGTCAGAGACTTTGATGGAGGAGAAGACGAAGGCTCCTCCGGTTGGTCTAGTCCCAAAGATTTCGGCGCGGGTCTCTTTTGGGTTTGTCCCAACGAGTTTTGGTGTCGCCAATGTTCCCTGGACTGCAAGCTCGTTGTCGACATTCCTTGAGATTATGTCGGAATCTAAGATTTTGGCATCTTTTGCTGTGGTGGATTGGCCCAGTGATGGAGGGAAACCTAAACCGGTGAAGAGTCTTTTGCGGCGTGGCTTTCTCAATCCTCTGTCCCCGCTGCAAGGAAGCTTCAGGTATGGCCCCTGCAACCACATTCTAGGTTGGCTCCGGGAGGGCTTCGTAGGCCAGAGGATTAGTCGAGTGTCATGGTTGAAGGGCTTCGGGCTATTGATTTAG